In the genome of Nakaseomyces glabratus chromosome C, complete sequence, the window ATCAGCGCTGCTAGCTGGTACCTCAGTTTCCGTTACATTGAATGGGCTCTGAACCTCATATGGATATTTTGCAGTCGATTGCCAAAAGAACTGCATACCGAAGTGTAATTTTAAAAAGGCCTGCCTGTGTCATGGGGTTCGGTATGCTTACACGTACGTGTGTGAGTGTGCGTCATCTGTCCACTTCCAGAATAGAAGTGACCGTTCTCCTTGCCGAAGTCTCGACATGATACATATACTGGATACACACTACAGTCTCGAGATAACTGTTCGAACAGAACAGTAATAGTATTTATAATGCTATCTATTATAGAAGAGGAGTTTGAGGCCAGTCCTCCCTTCAGTTTGAAAGCAAGCCATGGGTATACACATACCTAGACACGACACATTGGCGGAGGGCACTGGCATGCAGCCGGTGTGATGAGATTGATCTGCTCGTCTTCCGATCAAATGGTGTTTATGGTGTCTCCATCTAGCTAGTGGGGAGACAGTTGAACAGAGAACTTGGCTCATGACCACAATGATAGGACTAGACATGGGCAATTGACATGGGTTAGCAAGTGCCGGTTGTCTAGTCAATTGGACAATTGTAGTTGCTTATATGTAAGACCCAGCTGCAAAGACAGCATGGCTATGACTATGCATGTACATTGCTACTGAGTGGTTTCGGAGTAGTTAGGATCAGATTACTTTGGAGCATGATGAACAAGGTTGTGTCCATGAGGGTATCTGTCAAGAGAGTCTGGCAAGGTCGGTGCATATGGGGTTTATCCTCAAAGATGCACAAGACGAGGGCATATATGTAAGATCGTCATGCCAGTGAGGCTGCTTGCGAGCAGGCTTGAGATGTGGGATAGTAGAGTTTATGTTATGTTATGCTGATCGCGTGCCATCGTGTGGTTTGCAGTGGTGTAGCGGTGAAGGGATTGTTCGAGGAGGATGTTGGGAGCTGGAGTGATAGAGTGATAGAGTGATAGAGTGATATGTCGGGGAATCAGCAGTGGAGCGGAAAGTGTGTTTGTCCTGGAAGGACATGTGAGGACAAGAGTGGGGGAGGGGTCGTATTGCTGGACATATGAGTGTAGCgacaaaaaagaaaaggtgTCGGGGGATTGTCAGTGGGACAAATGGGGGGACAGTGATTTGTCCCTGCTGCCGTACGGTgtggaaaaagaaaagctgGTGAGGGAAGTAGTTTGATTCCATGACCACTGGAGTGGCCAGAGACCAAGCAGGGTCTCCCAAACTGTCTACTGATCTACCGGGACGGGCAAGTCAGCCTGGCCAGGGATGGTAATTAATTATTCCTGAATTACAGTTGAATTACAGTTGAATTACAAATGAAATCACAAATGGAATTACAAATGGAATTACAAATTGGTGTGAGCCCCTTAATTATGGGATCCCAGATCCGGATATTAACTTGGAAGGTGTAAGGAACCTGTGAAACAAACACAGACGACCCCGTAGCCGTCCAGTTATTATTGCTTTTCTGATGTgcttatttctttttctggGCTCTATACAGCCTGCCATGTTTCCTGCACATGATGGAGTCTGtttggtggtgtatgttTCTATACATTGCGACTTGTTAGGATGATTAGAAGGCTGCTAGAGTTTGCAAGTGTGTGCGGTGGTTTGTGTGTCTGAGAGGAGGTAGACTCCCACCGATGGCTATGCCACACCGGCCGATGCTGATATCTGTCGTTGCTTTTTTGTATTGCTACAGTAAATCAACTTGTAGTAATTCTGTCCACAGTATAatgtttttttgtttgctTTGCTACCAGAAGGTTGCTTTTCGAGAGTGCCATACCCCAAGCTGTTTAGATTAGGATGATCAAAGTATTCATTCTCATGGGAAACCTATGTACTATGTGTTGTGCCAGTCACAAACAACTGACGTCATCGAGACACTGGTCtgcaaataatataatgaaGCCTAATAAAGCAATAAGGGCACAAATGCACGAGTGGAACTCTCTTGgatgtttttctttttttcccttttttcttcttgctaACCCTCTCAGAATCGAGATTCCATAATTGGCTTATAGAGTATGGAAGTACTTACTAATTTGGGTTTTATTGAACGTTCATGGTAAATCCTCTTCGATAGTTAGTCAAGGGGACACTGGAAGGAAGTCTACCATTTCTGTGCTATTCCACAGGACACTGATGATTTAGAAACAGAAATGTCCTCTGGATCTGACGAATGCCCTGGATGGATATTTACTACATTTGGTGTTTTGAAAATCTGAAATTGCATTCGACAGGGATAGCAAACAAACAACAAATGTAAGCCAAATGGGAAAGGATTTGGAAAAGGAAATGTGATGCAATTGCTGCTATCAAACAGCTTCCTCTATGCAGAAAGAGACACCACTCAATCCGATTAGACGTTTAGGCCATTAGTAAGTATTGCCGTAATCGGTTGCTAACTTTTGATAATGCCAGACCTCCAAATGTAAACAAAAGTATCATAACATAATGGTGTATGATAGAACAGAACACACCGCATAAGGTTCGCAAAATACCAAAGAGAGAATACTGCCATCTTTAGGTTACTCTGAAAGCCATGCTGGGAATCAGCTATCTTGCGGTGAATCCGTGATGATATAATGCTGCTATTATCGCCGATAAGACGGTTGGGCTTGATATAGGAGAAGGGAGCATGACATTCATGTACTCGAGAATTATTgtctatttttttcattccTAACTGTTATTTTAAAGTTAATAGTTATGTGTTTAGGTGTGTACTGAACTGGAAGTGTACATGGAAGATAAAAAGAGTTTGCTCATTGACCAACGCCATGAAACAAGTCAAAGgaaaacatataaaaagGGCACTAATTCGTGCATTTTCTGATCATGTCATTCTGGGAATAGCATTTTCCTTTACCATCTGGAACAAAGAATAAGCTAAACCTATCTCATAAGCAAGTTCAGACCAAGCCAATATGTGGTCTATTTATGTTCTTTTGATATCTCTGATATCAAGGGTACTTTCGGTTGATAATAATGGGGGTTTTGTTATTAGCGACCCAACCTATGTATACAATGGTGATATTAATGTGCCTGATGCCGGATACATCCTGAACACTGGAGGTATTGCTAAAGAAATTACTGTCAATGGTAATATCAACGTTGCTACTTATTTCTCTGTGGTAGCAGATTATCACGAAGGAGGACCTGGATACTTTTTCACTTATCATGGAGGTTCAATTTCTGCTCCAGGTAATGGTATAGAGATTTCAAACAGAGGAGGAACGGGACCTTCGAATATTGTAATGACTGGTGATTCTTTCACTGGTCGTggtttttatatttcttcGAATGTTCGTGAGGGAAGTACTGCGTATCTGGACTTTGATAATATACGTGGTTCCCAGAACGATATTACCGATATACAGTATGCTACAATTTCCCCACGTACAAAATTGAGGACTGGCCAATTTATTGTGACCCGAAGTgatgttttttttgaagGTCCTGTCGATTTTTTTAATAGTACGGTAATGAGTTTATTTGCCTCGTCTGTATGGATTGATAATCCTGATGAAGCCAACCTCGCTGGTGGATTTGAGCTACAGGGTGGGTCCCCCACAAACGTGAGCTCATTTAATGTGAAGGACAGTATCGCTACTAAACCATTGAGTGTCCGAATATATGCAAATAGTTACGCAAATCCATTTTATTTGTCGTTCGACACAATAGTACAGTCACTTAAATGGACTGATATCAAAACAGAAGCTTATAATTGTTATTACACATTGACTGTCCAGACAGACAGGAATATACAtgaattcaaattttttactGCCTATGAAGGTAATTTTTGCCAAACTTATTGTCTAGGTCTCGATAGTTTCAAGACTGTAAAAAGAACTGTTGATAGGAATGGCACCATGGTGGAATTAGATAGTGTCTACTTCGACCCAACCGCTGAACGGAAGTGTCCAGTGAATGATCCTCAGGTGAATACTATTACCGATCTCCCACCCTGTACGTATTATGAAACATACGAACTAAAATATTCCTCTGACTATTTCCTTGATTATGATAGTACAAGATTGAATGCCACATATTCGTGTCCTTATTACACTACAACGGTTCTTAAAGACGGGAAACCCGAAACTGACATCATCACATATTATGTGGAATTTGATAACATGCAAGGTGCTACGATACACAcgaaaacaataacaatatatgCAGAAACACCAGAGGCagactacacgacgactATCacgtctgatgggcacacgatcactgaggttgtgtcgcacatcaccactactgATTCTGACGGGAAGACggtgacgatcaccaccacgatggcgTCGTTCGACCAGGTGGACGAGGGAGTGTTCACGTCGCCTGAGCCATACTCGCAGCCACCTGTTGTGACGAGCACAGTTACTGAGGATGACGGAAGCTCGaagacggttgtgatctcgtacttcccaTCTGAGGGTGAGGACGGAGTGACACGTACTGGGACGACGACGGTGTCGACGATCATTCCAGAGGAaccagactacaccacgacgatcgacaagggcaacggtgacttcgagacagacctcgtctcccacatcaccacgaaggactccaacggcaagcctaccaccatcgtcaccacgatcccattgaagccaagtgatggcggggaggcggactacaccacgacgatcgacaagggcaacggtgacttcgagacagacctcgtctcccacatcaccacgaaggactccaacggcaagcccaccaccatcgtcaccacgatcccattgaagccaagtgatggcggggaggcggactacaccacgacgatcgacaagggcaacggtgacttcgagacagacctcgtctcccacatcaccacgaaggactccaacggcaagcctaccaccatcgtcaccacgatcccattgaagccaagtgatggcggggaggcggactacaccacgacgatcgacaagggcaacggtgacttcgagacagacctcgtctcccacatcaccacgaaggactccaacggcaagcctaccaccatcgtcaccacgatcccattgaagccaagtgatggcggggaggcggactacaccacgacgatcgacaagggcaacggtgacttcgagacagacctcgtctcccacatcaccacgaaggactccaacggcaagcctaccaccatcgtcaccacgatcccattgaagccaagtgatggcggggaggcggactacaccacgacgatcgacaagggcaacggtgacttcgagacagacctcgtctcccacatcaccacgaaggactccaacggcaaccctaccaccatcgtcaccacgatcccattgaagccaagtgatggcgggGAGGCGGACTACACCTCTGTGTTTGTCTCTGATGGACACACCATTACTAAGATTGTTACGCATGTgaccaccaaggactcccTTGGCCACACATTTGTGCTATCCTCTACGTACCTGACTTACGACCGTGTTGACGATGGTGCGGTGTTCTACTCTCCTAGTGTGTCTGTGTCGTCTAACGTTTCTCGTTCAGTAGACACCTCTATGGTGCCTACTGATGGTTCTGGTGTTAGCTCTGCTCCTAGCTCTGCTCCTAGCTCTGCTCCTAGCTCTGCTCCTAGCTCTGCTCCTAGCTCTGCTCCTAGCTCTGCTCCTAGCTCTGCTCCTAGCTCTGCTCCTAGCTCTGCTCCTAGCTCTGCTCCTAGCTCTGCTCCTAGCTCTGCTCCTAGCTCTGCTCCTAGCTCTGCTCCTAGCTCTGCTCCTAGCTCTGCTCCTAGATCCATTTCTAGCTCCATTTCTAGCTCCAACTCGAGACCTAGTTCCAATCCTACCGGTTCCAATTCTGGTTCGAAGCCTAGCTCTAATACTGGTGGTTCTACCGGTAATACCAATGGTGGGTCTAGCTCAGGTTCTAATCCTGGTTCTAACTCTGGCTCTAACTCTGATTCTAACGGTAGTTCTAACTCTGGTACTAACGGTGGCTCTAACAGTGGTACCCAGCCTGGTTCTAATCCTGGCTCCAACTCTGGTACCAATTCAGGTACTAACTCTGGTTCTAACTCTGGTTCTAACAGTGGTACCAAGCCTGCTTCCAATTCTGGCTCCAACACTGGTTCTAACTCTGGTTCTAATGCTGGTTCCAATTCCGGCTCCAACTCTGGTTCCAATTCCGGCTCCAACTCTGGTTCTAACAGTGGTACCAAGCCTGGTTCTAATTCTGGTTCTAACTCTGGCACCAACTCTGGCTCGAATTCTGGCTCCAATGCTGCCTCGAATTCTGGCTCCAACTCTGGCTCTAACAGTGGTACCAAGCCTAGTTCAAGTTCTAATTCAGGCTCTAATGCGTCTGCTGTCAGAGGTGGTTCGGGTAGCGGAGCAGCTACTGTTTCAGTCAGTTCTTCATACATCGGGTCTGTGTTCCATGGCGACGCTGCACAGAGAGGTGCCAACTTTGTTTCCTTTGCTATTGCAGGACTGGTCATGGCGCTGTTCTAAGCATGCGACGGTTGTATGCAGACATGCTTTCCTGCAAAGCTTAGTTTTTGTTCGTTACTGGTAATCATTTCATGCTTCCATTAGAGATTTGTGAAGTCATATTTAAGTTCTTTAATAGCTGTTTTTAGTTTGAGACTGTATatcataatatataatttagtTTGTATAAGCTTACCAAACTAGTCTAAATTGATACCCATTTCGATTGATTCAGCAGGACTCTCTACTGGCCAAGAGAAGGGCCGAAGCTTGTCATTGTTCAGCCGAAAGTTTATATTTAGGGCGATCAGGGAGGACCTGGGAACGTTCTCGAGGAATAATGAACGTAACGTAGTTG includes:
- a CDS encoding uncharacterized protein (CAGL0C00825g~Putative adhesin-like cell wall protein (adhesin cluster VII); predicted GPI-anchor), whose product is MWSIYVLLISLISRVLSVDNNGGFVISDPTYVYNGDINVPDAGYILNTGGIAKEITVNGNINVATYFSVVADYHEGGPGYFFTYHGGSISAPGNGIEISNRGGTGPSNIVMTGDSFTGRGFYISSNVREGSTAYLDFDNIRGSQNDITDIQYATISPRTKLRTGQFIVTRSDVFFEGPVDFFNSTVMSLFASSVWIDNPDEANLAGGFELQGGSPTNVSSFNVKDSIATKPLSVRIYANSYANPFYLSFDTIVQSLKWTDIKTEAYNCYYTLTVQTDRNIHEFKFFTAYEGNFCQTYCLGLDSFKTVKRTVDRNGTMVELDSVYFDPTAERKCPVNDPQVNTITDLPPCTYYETYELKYSSDYFLDYDSTRLNATYSCPYYTTTVLKDGKPETDIITYYVEFDNMQGATIHTKTITIYAETPEADYTTTITSDGHTITEVVSHITTTDSDGKTVTITTTMASFDQVDEGVFTSPEPYSQPPVVTSTVTEDDGSSKTVVISYFPSEGEDGVTRTGTTTVSTIIPEEPDYTTTIDKGNGDFETDLVSHITTKDSNGKPTTIVTTIPLKPSDGGEADYTTTIDKGNGDFETDLVSHITTKDSNGKPTTIVTTIPLKPSDGGEADYTTTIDKGNGDFETDLVSHITTKDSNGKPTTIVTTIPLKPSDGGEADYTTTIDKGNGDFETDLVSHITTKDSNGKPTTIVTTIPLKPSDGGEADYTTTIDKGNGDFETDLVSHITTKDSNGKPTTIVTTIPLKPSDGGEADYTTTIDKGNGDFETDLVSHITTKDSNGNPTTIVTTIPLKPSDGGEADYTSVFVSDGHTITKIVTHVTTKDSLGHTFVLSSTYLTYDRVDDGAVFYSPSVSVSSNVSRSVDTSMVPTDGSGVSSAPSSAPSSAPSSAPSSAPSSAPSSAPSSAPSSAPSSAPSSAPSSAPSSAPSSAPSSAPSSAPSSAPRSISSSISSSNSRPSSNPTGSNSGSKPSSNTGGSTGNTNGGSSSGSNPGSNSGSNSDSNGSSNSGTNGGSNSGTQPGSNPGSNSGTNSGTNSGSNSGSNSGTKPASNSGSNTGSNSGSNAGSNSGSNSGSNSGSNSGSNSGTKPGSNSGSNSGTNSGSNSGSNAASNSGSNSGSNSGTKPSSSSNSGSNASAVRGGSGSGAATVSVSSSYIGSVFHGDAAQRGANFVSFAIAGLVMALF